The sequence GCCTGAACAGGGTCCTCGGCAGTCATTACCTTGGCTTCGACCGTGTCTGTTGTCTTTTCCATTCCCGCTCCGATCCTCACGTGGGTGTTGTTGTCGTCAGTCTCCGCGACGTGCGGCCTGAAGTCCTGTGGCGGTTTTTCCATGCTGCGCCCGACCCCGACGGACGGGTCGGCGGGGATGGAAACCAATGAGATTTCAAAAGGCTGCCATCGCCGCACAGTAACAAGGTCCGGCTGCCCGGCACGTTTCTGGACCTCGACGTCATCGACCGTATAGCCGACCGACACATGCTGGCGGATGCCATCGCGAATATCGTCGAGGATTTCTTGAGCCCGTGCAGATTTACCAAGGCGGACCCGGGCGCGGCCCTTGCGGTCTGCGCCTGTTTCAACCATTTCCACAACCCCGACATGGTCCTCCGGGTTGTGCCCGACCAGAAATGGGGCCCCGTCGTCAAGCCTGCTGGTATCCATGGCGCCGGGGGCATGGTCGAGAATTTCCTCACCAAACCACCGCAAAACAGGCGTTTCGGACGAGAACGCCAGCTCGACGCAGCGGTTTTCTTCATCAAACGCGCTCACCCGACCCGACCGGGTCAGGCCCGGGCGCTCGCCATCACGCGTATTGATCATTTCGGCGGTCAGGGTTTGTAGACTACTCATTCAGGTTCTCCGGTTTTTCCCGCGCCCGCTTGCGTGGGCGCCCCGAGGGCCAAGCCAATTGCACTGCCGATGTATTCTTTCGGAATCCCTGCCGCCTCCATCGCACAGATGTCGCGGGCGATTTCCCGCCACACGGAATCCGGATCCCGGCCCTGTTCACGAATGATCTGCGAGGGGGAGGACAGCATGTTGTTTTTCGCGGCGATCGCGGCCTTTATATCGGCGGCGGGATCAATCCACTGCCAGCGGCGGGGCTGCCAGGCAACGCGGCTGTATTTTTCCAGCCGGTCCGGGCGAAGGGTCCCGCCGTTTTCCATCGCGACACCATGCAGAAGGGCTTTGGGGAGCCAGGCTTTGAAGACGGGTTCATGCAAGGTCTCAATTAACCATTCCTGGAGCCACTTCCAGTGCTCGCGCTCGTCCAGTGTGCCTTGCCGAATACTTGAATAATTCACGCCTTCAAGGTCGTTGGCTAAATTGTTGTACGCAACACCCATGCCACTGGCCGCGCCTCTTAACATGGCTTTCTGGAAGGAGTGGAACTCGCCGCGTGGATAGGACGGGTTCCACTCCTGAAAGCTCACTCCTGCGGGGAGCTCCTGGAAGACCCCGGCCTTGGCCTCCATGTAGAGCTCTTCGTTTTCGTCGAGAGTGTCACCCGTCTCGAATTCGTGCTTGAAGAAGCCGCACTTTGCAGCAGCTGTTCTTGCGTTGACCAGGGCCGCGTGTTCAAACTCTTTCAGCATGTGCAGGCGCCACAGGCTTGTCGCCATCCAAGGTAAGCCCCGCTTCTGCCCGACAATGTCAGGCAGAAACCCGTGTATAATCTCGCTGGCCGGGATGCGGCGATAATTCTTGCCCTCAACGCTATAGTCAGGGCGCCCGTCATCTGTTGTCATGAAGTAATAGGCTAGGGGCCGCCCCGACATATTGAATTCAATGCCCTGGCGGATGAATGATCCTCCGGTCCGGTGGTCCTGGTCGAGGTGGACAGGGCAGCGGGTGGGATCAATAACCTGGAGCGCAAACCCCCACGGGCCTGCATCCGGGCCATGGACCATTTTTATAAAGAACTCGCCGTCCCGCGCCGCGCTGGTGATGCAAAGAGACTGTAGGGCCCGCCAGCTCAATTGGCCGCCGATATCACAACTTTTGGCGGCCCCCCACCGGTCCCAGGCATCTTCCAGGGCGTCATTGGCCGAATTATCCAGGTTGCCGTCGAAATCGCGGGCCTGCGCCTGGAGAAGAACGCCCTTGGGCCCGACAATGTTCTGCACACATAACCGAACAAATTTTTTCGCGTAGTCATTGTTGTCGGCTTCATGTCTGGAACGGGCAACCAATGAGGTATAGTTCCTGCGCACGACCTCATCAGCGCTGACAGGCGTTGTGCTCCATGACTGGGTCAACCGGTCCGTCGAGGCGGAATCGAAAAAGTTACGGGAGAAACGGGCGCCGGGGCGGCGGCGGACTGCGGAAGCCGTACGCCTGAATAGCCGGTCCAGGATATTCATCAGAACCTCACCAGAACCTGCCGCCCCAGAAGGCTCTGACCGCGTTCGGCAAGCCGGGCTCTTTTCAGTTCCGCCCGGTATGTATCCCGGAGGCGGAGGAGATCGGGGATCGGTGTGCGTTCCAGCTCACGGTTGTTAATCTTGTACTTGCTTTGGTCGATGGTGGCCCGCCCCTCGATAACGGCTTCGACGGCCTCAAGAACCTTCATGACATGGCCCCGCCCGTCAAAAAGACCGGTAATATTATCGGGGTCATCACGCACCAATATCGCGCCCGATTTCAGGTCGTATACGGTGAATCCGTCGGATACACGTGCCGTATACCAGTATGTGCCGGGCGGCCACAGCGTGGTCCGGCTCCCGGGCACGCTTATGCGGTGCTGAAGGCCGTCAGGCTCTGCCTCCAGGTCAAGGGGTGCGGGACCCCTGAGAAGCAGGCGGAGAGTCCAGTCCGGGGGGGGACAGGCGGGGAGCGTTGCACGAATATCCAGCGATGTACCCGCTGTAATCTCTTTCTGGATGGCGAACATAGGCACCTGTAAACCTGTTTATTCCCGCCGCCGCGTAGGAAATCGCGACCGTCGCGCAGTATGGTGGGGCCCGGACCCGGCGCTGTCCTGTGGCGCTTTTTCCCCACTGCCCAGCGCTGACCGGGATGCAAGTTTATGGAATTTCGGGTTCAGGATTTTCAGGGCGGCCAAAGCGTAGACACGACAATCAAGGGCCTCGTTACGTCTCCGCGTCTTGTGCCATTCGGGGCGGGGAAAGCCTTTTACGTAGCGTGTAATGAGTTTTTCGGCGGTCAGCTGGTGGAAGTACTCTGCGCTCCGGTCGGCGGGAAAATGACTGTAGCCCGGGCCCGGCGTGTTGACCTCCAGGCGCCTCATGATCATGATCTTGGCTTCGTCTACACCAACACCGAAAAGATTGATCGGACGCTCGCCGCGGATGGACCGCGTGCGCTTTGGCGGCGAGACCAGGGGCCGCCCGAAACCACCGATGCCTTTGATGGCGAATACGCGGCGCCCGCTTTGACGCCTCACGTAGTCATAGGCGGCAGAGGTATGGCCCCGCCCGCCGCCGGTATCCAGGCAAGCGGCACTGATTGCAAGCTGTGCGCCGGACTGGTGCAGGTAGGTTTCATTCAGGGCCTGGTCCAGCTCCGCCCATACAGCCGCCCCAAGCGGATCACCCCATAAAACAAGGTAATCGACGGACCAGCTTTCCTCATCCGCACCCCAGGCAACCACCTCCATTTCAAGACGGTCCTGCTGCATGTCAATGCCCGCCGTAAGAATCAGGCCCCCCTCGGGTACAGGGGCGGAGAAAACCTCGACTCTCCGCATCAAGTCCATTGCAGAGGCCTGCTGCCCGTCTTCCTCCCAGGTTTCCGCGAGCGAGACATTGACAAAGGTTTGCAGGTCGCCCGCTGCTTTTTTGTCCAGGAAGGAGCGGACAATGTCGCGCATATGCCTGAACGTCGAGTATAACTCGTTCAGATGATAGCTGGCATGGCCCCTGAAAGGGCGTTCGGCCTTCCATTCACCAAGCCGGATGGCTGCAATGCGGCGCCCGTCATCCCAAAGAGAGCCACACTCCGAACACACGTAACACGCTGTCTCCGGTAGGTGTTCGCCATCACTGCTTTTATTCCACTGGACGCCGCGCCAGGACAGGTGCTGTCTGTGACCGCAGTCCGGGCAGGGAACAAGGAAGCGACGGCAGTCCCCGGCGATAAAGGCGCTTTCGATCCACGACGCCGCCTTCAATGTAGGGGTCGAGATTTCAAGCAGCTTGCGCTGGTCCCCGAATGTCGCCGCCCGTTGCCACAGCAGCCCGACCGGGTGGCCTTCGGATGTGCGGTCATATCCGTCGGTTTCATCGCAGACAATGAACGGCGCGGAACGCCCCCGCATGGTTTTTGGACTGCCGCTCCAGGCAAACATCAGAAAGCCGCCGGGATAAGACTTCATTCGCTGGTTGTTGACGCCCTCCCTGCCACGTGGCTTGGCCAAAAGGGCCTGCAAACCTTTATTAGCCTCGACCATGGGGTTGAACTTTGTCTCCAGCCATGTCGCCAGGTCGCCTTGTGACGGTAACATCATGATCTGGCTGCATGGATTTTGCGCGATCATGTAGGCTTGGGCGCAGAGAGCGAGGGTTGTTTTGCCAACCTGGGCTCCCCACTTCATGGAGACCCGCTGACACTCCGGATCCATGAGCATGTCCAAGGGCTCGCGCTGGTAAGGCGCGTTGTCGAAGCGCAGCGGACCAGGGACCGCATTACCGATTGGTATACGGATATTGGCCTCGGCCCATTCACTGGGCTTCAGCTTCGGCGGAGGGCGCAGGTAGCCTTGTGCCCGTCGCATGGCCGCCAGAATGCCGCGCGGATTTGGAAAGCCCTCGGTCACCGTCAGGACTCCTCCTCAAGCTCAAGATCAGCCTCTGAAATCAGCGGGGTGGATGCCAATGTTTCAAGAGCAGCATCAATTTCATCGAGGAGAGCGGCTTTCAGGCGGGCGGCGTCTGTTTCACCGATGAGGCGGGCGACAACCCGGCCCGGTATGTTCCTCAGGTTCGCCCGCACTTCCGCGAATGCGGTAGCGATGGCTTTCTCGACCTGGGACAGGGGGGCCAGTTCACCGCTTTCACGAAGCAACGCCAGTTCGGCCTTGCGGGTCACCGCCAGAAGTTGACGGAGCTTCAGTTCTTGTTCATCGGCGGGCGCACTTGACACTGCTTCCTGCCGGATCCTGTCCTCGCGCCAGGCAGCAACATCGGCGGTGTTGAAAATCCATGCCTTGCCCTTGCCCCCACGGCACACGAAGGGGCAACCAACCTGGACCCACTGGTCAATTGTTGGCAGCGCGACGCCAAATACTTGGGCGATGGCCGTGCGGTTGACCTCCTGGCCCGCTCCTTTCCTGCCACTCATCGCGCTACAGCCGTCTTGCTATATAATAATAAACCCCTTGGGCAAGGGCCACGCACACATAAAAGCCCGGGCCTTTCCACCCGCAGGCCGGACCCCTCGTGGAAGTACCTGTTTTTTTCAGGACACCCTCCTCCCGCGACGTGTAGCCAGCAGCTCTGCGCCCTTGCCGAACTCGCGCAGGCCGAAGTAGGCGCCGGGCAGCGAGAACAGCAGGGTCAGCGCGTAAGGGTCCGGGGCGGGCGCCTGCCATACATAGGCGATGCCTGCGAGCAGGGACAGGGTGGACTGGCCGGGACGGATCCAGCGGATCAGGCGGTCGGAGGCCCGGTCCCCGCCCCGAATGGTTTCCTGCGTTTCATGATGGGCGTGCTGGCTGTCTTCCATCTCTGCCCGCGCCATAGCCTCGATATGTGCCCGGGTTGACTTGTCATCCTCAAGGCTGATCTCGCGCAGGCGGATGACCGCCGCCGGGTTACTCTGGAGCTCACGCAAGGCCGCCTCGGGGCTGTCTGTGCCGGTTGCGCTGCTGACCATGGCGATGCCGCTGGCCACCGCTGCGGGCAGGTTGCCTGTCAGAAGAGAACCTACCAGCGACGCCCCATGACCGCCGTTGTTCTTGATCCATTGCCCGACATCAGACCATTGCATGGTTAAAGCCTCACATGCTGCATCAACCATATGATGTATCCGACGGCACCTGTAAGGCACGAGGAGCCGATACAGGCGGCAATGCGGGCTTCGGCCTGAATCCGGGTCAGCGATGATTCCGCTGCGGAAATCTTCTCCCACATCCGGACGGACTCCTGGCCGAGCCGGTCCAGCGCAACTTCCTGGACGGTCAGCGCGGTCAGGGTCCGAGATATCTCACGCTGGGTAAGGGCGACTTCGGCCAGGGTCCGGTCTGTACTATCAAGCCGCGCTTCAACCGCAGCAAGCCGCGGCACAATCTGATCCACCTGCATTCGCTCCACACCATGGCATCGGTCATCAACTGTCAGGCAGCGTGGCAGACAGGCCCCTATACGTCCTGTGGCGCTTTTTCCTGCCGCTTCAGAATGTCCCTGACCCGACGCGGCGTGAGAGCGAACCCCGCCGCGATATCTGTCGTCGGCACGCCGTTACGGGCCATGTCGCAGATGCGGCGATCCCGCAGGGGGCGGGAGAGACTGTTCCCATTCGCGGGCTGAAGGATCAGCCCGGCAAACGCGCGGGAGATGCGGGCGGCATCCTCATAGCCAAGGATTTCGACGATTTTCGAGGACATTTTCAGGTTGCGGGGGTGGGGAACGTAGAGAATGCGCCTCCACCTGCGCTTTCCGGACGGCGCAAGGCTGCCGACAAGATAAAGCGCCCGGTCGCGGCCAATAACGCCGGCTATTTCCTGAATACTTTCAGGGAGTTCGGCAACCTGTTCCATGGCCGTGTCTTATAACCCGAGGCCCCAGTAAAACAAAGGCCCTTTTGGTGCATCCTGGCGGCAAAAAATTACCCCCCATGGTGCGCGTCTTCGAGAGGCGTGGGGGGTGTATTACACGGAAGGTGCGCCATTCCGCTGTATCATGTCAAGCCTTGAACTAATGTGCTTTCGGGGCCTTCCCGGGGACGGGAAGCGTCACAGACCACTCGGACCGCGCTGCCTCCGTGTCAGGCCGATCCCCAAGCCACTCCCAATACTCATCCGGCTCCATGTACTGAATAACGGTCGGGATGCTTCGCGCCGAAAGCGCCCGGCATAAGCGGGCCAACATGGCGGCGTGTGTGCTGGCCGGTAAAGGCGCCAGATCGGGGTGAAATTCCCACAGGTCTTTATCTGTACGATAACGCAGCAATATGACTTCCACCGCTCCGGCGTGCTGTGCAGCCGTTCCTTCGATTTTGGCGAGCGATTGGGCAACCATGTCTTCCAATGCGCGGTCTATGTCGAGGAGCATGCTCGCCACATCTGCGGGCACTGCCATTCGGCCTGTTTCCCAATACTGGGCCGTGCGGAGCCTCACACCCGCTTGGTCAGCAACCCACTGGGCCTTGAGGCCCAGTGTTTCGCGAATGGTCTTGAGTTCAGCCGGCGTCATGCGGCGTCCTCTTCTTCCTCGTCTTCTTCTTCCGCGTCGTTCAGGATCAGAACAACATGGTAATCTGTCTGGTCAAATGAGTAGCTCCAAAGTCCTTCTTGCCGCTCAGCGTCGGAGAAAACCAGACTGTAGGTATCGGTATCCCAGCAGCCGGACTCGTTGACGTCCAGGGGGGGAAACACGTCATTGCTTTCTTCATTGACACGCTCGAGGTGGCCTTTTTCTGACTCACCAGCCTGTGCCGGGTTAGCTTCAAGGGCCTGATCACGGCGCTCGAGATGGTCAGCGCTGAAGTACTCGATCCCGTCAACCTCATCGAGGAGCTCTACATAGCGGTCTGCCATTTCGCGGGCGACGGCTTCTGCGTCGTCAGCAAAGATCTGTGTGTACGGTGTGTAGTTGATGCTGGCCTGACCGGCTTTTTTCCAAGCCCAGACAAGATAAGCACTCTCATTGTCGAGCAAAGATTTGATCGCGGTAAAGTCAGCTTCATCCCGAATGAAGGCATAGGCCGCCCGTCGATCTTCATCAAAATCAAGGTCGTGGGTGTTGCAGAGTGCTTTGAATTCTGTGCGGTTCATAATTTCTGACTCCTAGAGTCTGACTGCGCCAATCGCGGTCTTGATGAACTGATTGTTGTTCATAAACGCGAACACGTCAAGTATTTTTTGGGGCAGCTATATACTTAAAAATGACCCCACGTGGTGCGCTGTGTCAAGGGGCCTGCACCGGCCCCATGACTATGGACGGATCGTGACCGTAGATGTCTTGGTAGCCTATATGGGGGTGGGCAGCCTTAACCCGGAAACGGACCTGTATTTATGGGGTACGTGCCAGGGCGGGTTCAGCTTGTCTCCCTGGCGTCGGGGTCCCCCTATAAGGGGTGACCCCGACGCATGACGGGAGAGAGATTGGACGGGCCGTAGCGCAGTTGCGGCACAGCAGGAATATGTATGTATTTCAGTAAGATGTACGGAACTCTGGCGCGTCACCTCTTGCCGCGGCGCGGCTGGCTGACCTGTCTATGACGCACGGACCGTGGCGCAAGTGATTTCAGTTCGCTAGTGGCCGCCCCGGGCGCAGCAGCCTTTGACCGGAGCGCACATTTGGTCGTATTTCCCGGCTGCTTGCCGCATGCCTGTGCCGTTACCTATAAGAGGTGCCGGCTCTTCTGTGCGCAGCTTGCGCCCAAAAATGCGCCCAAGTGCCTGTCTGTCGGGCAGTATGGCGCTTCCTCTCAAGGAACAAAACCCCCAGGTTTTCCTGGGGGTTCCGGCTGGTGCTGCTGGAGAGATTTGAACTCTCGACCTCTCCCTTACCAAGGGAGTGCTCTACCCCTGAGCTACAGCAGCAACGACTTGAATTGTCAGCCCAAGTTGCCTTGTGGCAAGGCCTTTTCGGGCACCCCGCAGGGTGGGCGGGTTTATGGCACAGCGTATCGACCCATGCAAGCATAAAAATGTGGGCCAGTGGGTTGACGGTGATGACCTGATCATCGCACAGTGCCAGCGTTCCGGCCTGTTGGCAGCGGGATCATGTGCGATTGTTTTGTACAGGCAATTATCTGATGACAGATACTCCGGTTGTTTCGGAAGAGAAGGGCGGTGGATCCCGACCGTCGAAAGATCGTCGCCAGGATCGTCTGGCCATGGCCCTGCGGGAGAACCTGTTGCGACGCAAGCAGCAGACCCGATCGCGCGCCATTTCCGATGATGATTCAGGGGTATGCCCGTCAGTATCTGCCGTGCCTCGGGATGAAACCGGATGATATGCCCGTAAAACGGGCCTGAAACCAAAAACACGCCGTTGTGGTCTGGCGCGTGCTGCGCTACAAGGTGCCGTTTCCGCCCCGTTGTGTCACAGGGCAACACCCCGGTTCCAAATGATGGAGACTGTTCCCCATGGCCGTCATGCCTGATACCTGGATTCGTGAAATGGCCCGCAACCGCGGCATGATCGAACCTTTTACCGACCGTCTGGAACGGGATGGCGTGATTTCCTACGGCGTCTCTTCGTATGGGTACGATGCCCGGGTTGCCGACGAGTTCAAGATTTTTACCAATGTTGATTCAGCCGTTGTTGATCCAAAGGAATTTTCAGACAAGAGCTTTGTGAACCGCAAGACAGATGTCTGCGTTATTCCCCCCAACAGCTTTGCCTTGGCCCGTACGGTCGAATACTTTCGTATTCCACGTGATACGCTGGTGATCTGTCTTGGCAAGTCAACGTATGCCCGATGCGGAATCATCGTCAACGTCACGCCTCTGGAACCCGAATGGGAAGGCCACGTGACACTTGAATTTTCCAATACCACTCCCTTGCCTGCACGCATATATGCCAACGAGGGAGCTTGTCAGTTTATCTTCCTGAAGGGGAATCCCGAATGCGAAACTTCCTATGGCGACCGCAAGGGCAAGTACATGGGCCAGAAGGGCGTGACACTGCCCCGGCTGTGATAGAACGCCCGGCAGTGGACAGCCTGACGGTAGAGCGCCCCCGGCAGGAGCAGCGTGGAGGGATGGATCGCATCCGCATCGTCGGGGGAACGCCCCTGCGCGGAACGATTCCGATCGGCGGTGCGAAGAATGCAGCCTTGCCCCTGATGGCGGCGGCACTCTTGACCGAGGAGACCTTGCGTCTGACCAACCTGCCGCATCTGGCAGATATCACCACCATGGCGCACCTGTTGGCCCAGCACGGGACTAGTATGCACCTGAATGGGGGTGAGGGCGGTGTCGGCAGTGCATCAGGCCGTGTGTTGGAGTTGCAGGCTGCCGATATAACAAGCCTGACGGCACCCTATGACCTTGTCCGGAAAATGCGGGCCAGCGTTCTGGTCTTGGGTCCATTGCTGGCACGTTTTGGTGCATGTCGTGTTTCATTGCCCGGCGGCTGTTCCATCGGAACTAGGCCTGTGGACCTGCATCTGAAGGCCATGGAGGCACTTGGGGCCGAGATTTCGCTGGACGAGGGATATATCAACGCCCGCATCCGTGATGACCTGAATGGCCGTTTGCGCGGTGGCACCATCATGTTCCCTGCTGTCACCGTTGGCGGAACAGAGAATGCCTTGATGGCCGCCTGCCTGGCTGAGGGTGAGACTGTGATCATGAATGCGGCCCAGGAGCCGGAAATCACGGATCTGGTCAATTGCCTGACCCTGATGGGCGCCAGGATTTCCGGCATTGGCTCCAATTGTTTGCGGGTCGAGGGCGTGTCGTCCCTGCACGGGACAGAATATTCGGTTTTGCCCGATCGTATTGAAACCGGGACGTATGCTATTGCGGCGGCCATTACACGTGGCGATGTGGAACTGGTCGGTGCCAATTCTGCGGCCTTGGGTGCAGTCTTTTCTGCCCTGAACGAATGTGGCGTTGAAGTGATTGAAACCTCGCGCGGGGTTCGTATTCGCGCTGATGGTGCCGAGATCCGGGGCATTGATCTGATGACCGAACCCTATCCCGGCTTCCCCACCGATATGCAGGCCCAGTTCATGGCTCTGATGGCAACGGCCAACGGGGCTTCGATGATTACCGAGACAATTTTCGAGAACCGGTTCATGCATGTGCCCGAGCTGTGCCGTATGGGGGCCAGAATCAACGTACACGGTGCTTCTGCCATTGTGCGTGGTATGCCCCGGCTTTCTGGTGCCCCGGTGATGGCCACGGACCTCAGGGCCTCTGTTTCCCTTGTTCTGGCCGGTTTGGCCGCTGAAGGGGAGACCATTGTGAACCGTATTTACCACCTTGACCGCGGTTATGAGCGTCTGGAAGCCAAGCTTGCCGCCTGCGGTGCCAACATAGAGCGTTTACGTGGCTGATTCTTTACTGTGTGTTGTGTCGTGGTCTTATTCTCGTCCACCGGGAAAGACCACGGCTTCAGAAAGACCCGCCCCCCTTTATTGCCCGGGGGTGCGTGCTATAGTCGGGCAGCGGCAAAGGCCGGTGTGTGGCATCCGCGTGGCGCGGGGCCGGGTGAGATGAGGGGTTAATGGCCAAGCCCAAGTCCAAGCCCAAGCTGGGATCTCGTGCAGAGAATATCCAGGAATTGAAGCGTCTCCAAGAGATGTACAACGCCTTGCCGCCCGGCAAGAAAAAGGCGATGCAGAAGCCTATCCAGGAACGTATAGATCAGTTGAACGCGGCTATAAACAGCGGCGGCGGGGCTGTTGTTTCTGCCCTGCAGACCATTGTGCTGGTTGTTCTGGTTGCGATCATCGCCTTGGGTCTAGGGTTCTTTGGTATCTCGTACTACGTACGGTTCCGGTAGAACTTTTGCGGTCTTTTCCATGTGCTGCCTTGACAAGATGCTGTGGTGCGGCAAACCTTGCCGGGCTGGCACTTCCATTTTTGGCAGTTCTTGGGAGAGACTATGACTTGCAGATTCTTTCATACAGAAGGGTCTTTCGCCCTGTCCGGAAGTTGCACCTCTTGATGCCAGGGGCAGGAAATGACGGTGTGAAGACACCGGCTGTCCTTGCTGTGGACAAGAACAGGATTGTCTCTGTTCATCTGGATGAGAAAATCGTTCGCAGCCGCAGGCCGGAGGTCGAGCATGAGCGGCGTATGGCCATTTACGATCTGATCGAGGACAATACCTTCCGTGTGTCGGGTGCGGGGAATGAAGGTCCGTACAGTCTTCACCTTTTCGTTGAAGGAGAGAAGCTGTATTTTGATGTCCGGACGGAAGGCGACATACCAATAGAAACGTTTTTTCTGTCCCTGAAAGGATTCCGGGCTGTGATCCGGGAGTATTTCATGGTTTGCGACAGCTACTACGGGGCCATCCGCACGGCTGCACCGTCGCGTATTGAGGCGGTTGATGCAGGACGGCGGAGTCTCCATAACGAGGGGGCATCGATGTTGCGCCAGCAGCTTTCCGATGCCGGTATTGATATTGACTTGGATACGGCCCGCCGCTTGTTCACCTTGGTCTGCGTTCTGCACGCGCGGAGTTGAGGGGTGGAGCGAAGCGATCCATCAGCAGTCTTGTTTGTCTGTACGATGAACTCCATTCGTTCTCCTATGGCGGCAGCCATCCTGCGTTATCTGTATGGAAAGAAAATCTATGTTGATTCAGCCGGTGTTCGCTGTGGCCAGCTGGATGGCTTTGCGGTTGCTGTTATGGCCGAAATTGGTATTGACGTGTCGCGCCATAGTCCTAAAACTTTTGATGATCTGGATGATGACAGCTTTGACCTAGTGATTTCCCTGTCGCCCGAAGCGCAACACAAGGCCGTTGAGCTGACCCGCACGGTGGCGTGTGATGTGGAGTTCTGGCACACGTTTGATCCTTCTGTCGTTGAAGGATCGCGGGAGGTGAGGCTGGATGCATACCGTCAGGTGCGTGATGATCTGATCAAGCGGATCAAGGACCGATTTGGCCCTCCTGTCGAAGGCGCGGGCAGCGTCTAGAAAATATCGTCGCGGTATCGATCGCGGGCTTCCAGCAGGTCCGGCAGCTTCTCGAAAAGAATGCGGACCAAGGATGGATCAAACTGGGTTCCGGAATTTTCCTCGAAGTATTGTAGAATGCGTTCCAGTGGCCAAGCCTTCTTGTACACACTGTCACTGGCAAGGCTGTCGAAAACATCGGCTATAGCCGTAATACGGGCGGGCAGGGGAATGATCTTCCCGGACAGACGTCTTGGATATCCTGTGCCGTCCCAGCGTTCGTGGTGCCCACCGGCGATAATGGCGGCACATTTGAGAATTTCCAGGTCGGACTGGATCAGCATGTCCTCGCCAATAATGGTGTGGGTTTTCATGACCTCCCACTCCTCATCGGTCAATTTACCGGGTTTGTTCAAGATGGCATCCGGAATGCCGATCTTGCCGACATCGTGTAACGGAGAGGCTGCCAGCAGGACCTGTGCATCCCGGCGCGGCATACCTGCTGCCAGGGCCAGAATCCAGGAGTATTCTGCCACACGCCTGACATGCTGGCTGCTTTCCATGGCCCGGGTTTCCACGGCTTCTCCCAGGCGTTGGACAACCTCTTTCTGGGCGCGCTCCACAAGATCGATCAAGTTGTAATTGTCCATGGCATAGGCCATGGTTCGGCAAAAGACATCAAGAACCGGTCGCTGTGGAATGGACGAGGCATCAACGCCGTCCAGCATCAGGATATTCTTGATTTCGACCGAGCTGCGGAAACTGGCCAGTGCCATGATCCCATCCATGGCGAAGTGCCCGTTCTCCGGGATCTTGCTTTCCAGGCGTTTCAGGTCATCCGGCAGGTCCGGGCGAAGGTCTTCCAGCCGGCCGGTCATGGGTGGGCTGTAACGTCCCGTCCCTGCCATGATGGCAATTTTCCCTGTGCGGCGTTGAACGCTCAGTACCAGCCCGTGCATGGGGGATTCAGCCGTTGTGTCATGTAGATGCAGAAGATCATGAAACAGGTGCAACGCGGTTTCTGCAAACCG comes from Haematospirillum jordaniae and encodes:
- a CDS encoding UPF0262 family protein, giving the protein MPGAGNDGVKTPAVLAVDKNRIVSVHLDEKIVRSRRPEVEHERRMAIYDLIEDNTFRVSGAGNEGPYSLHLFVEGEKLYFDVRTEGDIPIETFFLSLKGFRAVIREYFMVCDSYYGAIRTAAPSRIEAVDAGRRSLHNEGASMLRQQLSDAGIDIDLDTARRLFTLVCVLHARS
- a CDS encoding arsenate-mycothiol transferase ArsC, with protein sequence MERSDPSAVLFVCTMNSIRSPMAAAILRYLYGKKIYVDSAGVRCGQLDGFAVAVMAEIGIDVSRHSPKTFDDLDDDSFDLVISLSPEAQHKAVELTRTVACDVEFWHTFDPSVVEGSREVRLDAYRQVRDDLIKRIKDRFGPPVEGAGSV
- a CDS encoding HD domain-containing phosphohydrolase encodes the protein MTGKSPMLSPKSPRKKKKQGADEATSTVANGWPVLIVDDEPEVHRVTELALAGFRFADRPLEIINAMSAAEARKILELRSDIAVILLDVVMETEHAGLDLAQWIRNGLGNTDVRIVLRTGQPGQAPEREVITTYDINDYKEKTELTARKLHTLFFSCLRSWRDIKTLEATQRGLDLILNGAGSLFSYQPANRFAETALHLFHDLLHLHDTTAESPMHGLVLSVQRRTGKIAIMAGTGRYSPPMTGRLEDLRPDLPDDLKRLESKIPENGHFAMDGIMALASFRSSVEIKNILMLDGVDASSIPQRPVLDVFCRTMAYAMDNYNLIDLVERAQKEVVQRLGEAVETRAMESSQHVRRVAEYSWILALAAGMPRRDAQVLLAASPLHDVGKIGIPDAILNKPGKLTDEEWEVMKTHTIIGEDMLIQSDLEILKCAAIIAGGHHERWDGTGYPRRLSGKIIPLPARITAIADVFDSLASDSVYKKAWPLERILQYFEENSGTQFDPSLVRILFEKLPDLLEARDRYRDDIF